One Edaphobacter flagellatus genomic region harbors:
- a CDS encoding GH92 family glycosyl hydrolase, producing the protein MRKIVCQSFTRKLSSWAGKGAVLASSCLYMTSHLLAQEPFQAVQLVSGTSNFGQTAPMIGMPFAMTHWVPETRANQDKCTAPYYYDDKKISGFRGTHWLSGSCAIDYGSVTVMPTTGHRFVSPNARASTFRHAAEVMNPAYYSVMLDRYDTKVELTGGTRAGMMRVTFPSGEAGRILIEPNAQENEGFIEIHPEKGEIVGYNPVHRFYIGRGLPAGFSGYFVARFSAPFTASGTWCGLEIIPAGRVQNGGCNRLGGYAEFTSSTKPLLVKIGTSFTSLDEAARNLDAEASGWDFEGLEKKTEEAWKNHLNQIEIEGSSPEQRSIFYTALYHSLLVPRISSDADGTYNGFGGEGKLHRMERGDYFDDYSTWDTFRALHPLLTILDPRLEEEMVRSLIAKGEQGGYLPTFPLLNNYTAAMVGDHAGAIISDAYVKGLRDFDTHKAYSLMLQNATQTPAEEKYKLGQGRRALPSYLKYGYIPLEDQVFDAYHRREQVSRTLEYAYDDFAFAQMAKDLGSLKEYATLMDRSENWRNVFDKNVGFVRGRKADGAWIEPFDPTKPATYVTEETPYVATFFVPQNIPGLIEAMGGHQKFISSLDRLFEKKYYDHGNEPSHHIAYLYDYAGAAYKTQHQIRSILATEYHTGAAGLSGNDDAGQMSAWYIFSALGFYPVTPGTPSYVIGTPLFSKAIIHLPNGRIFTIVAKHQSAANEYIQSKTLNGLPLRGFTLSHSDIVHGGTLTFEMGPSPARE; encoded by the coding sequence ATGCGCAAGATCGTCTGCCAGAGCTTCACCCGAAAACTCTCGTCGTGGGCCGGCAAGGGAGCAGTTCTGGCTTCATCATGCTTGTACATGACCTCACATTTGTTGGCTCAAGAGCCCTTTCAAGCAGTACAACTCGTCTCCGGCACCTCAAACTTCGGTCAGACCGCGCCAATGATCGGGATGCCGTTCGCAATGACCCATTGGGTACCGGAGACACGGGCCAACCAGGACAAATGCACCGCTCCTTACTACTACGACGACAAGAAGATCAGCGGGTTTCGGGGCACCCATTGGCTAAGCGGTAGCTGTGCCATCGACTATGGCAGCGTCACAGTGATGCCCACCACAGGCCATCGTTTTGTATCACCCAATGCGCGTGCCTCTACGTTTCGTCACGCTGCAGAGGTGATGAATCCTGCCTACTACTCTGTGATGCTTGACCGATACGACACAAAGGTAGAGCTCACTGGTGGCACGCGAGCCGGGATGATGCGGGTAACGTTTCCCAGCGGCGAAGCGGGGCGCATCCTCATTGAACCCAACGCTCAGGAAAATGAAGGCTTCATTGAGATCCATCCAGAGAAGGGCGAGATCGTCGGCTACAATCCGGTGCATCGTTTCTATATTGGCAGAGGCTTGCCTGCCGGATTTAGCGGTTACTTCGTCGCCCGTTTCTCAGCTCCATTCACTGCTTCCGGAACCTGGTGTGGGCTCGAAATCATTCCTGCCGGTCGCGTTCAGAACGGCGGTTGCAATCGCCTCGGGGGATATGCTGAATTTACCTCTTCGACCAAGCCCTTGCTCGTAAAAATCGGAACCTCCTTCACGAGCCTCGATGAGGCAGCACGGAACCTAGATGCAGAAGCAAGCGGCTGGGACTTCGAAGGCCTCGAAAAAAAGACAGAAGAGGCCTGGAAGAACCACCTAAACCAGATCGAGATCGAAGGCAGTTCTCCGGAACAACGCAGCATATTCTATACCGCCCTGTATCACTCGCTCCTCGTGCCGCGAATCTCCAGCGATGCCGACGGCACCTATAACGGCTTTGGCGGCGAAGGCAAACTCCACAGGATGGAAAGGGGGGACTACTTCGACGACTACTCCACATGGGACACCTTCCGCGCTTTACATCCCTTATTGACAATTCTGGATCCTCGGCTCGAAGAAGAGATGGTGCGCTCACTGATCGCCAAAGGTGAACAGGGCGGCTATCTTCCGACCTTTCCGCTGCTCAATAACTACACAGCAGCCATGGTTGGCGATCATGCCGGAGCGATCATCTCCGACGCATACGTCAAAGGGTTACGAGACTTCGATACTCACAAAGCGTATTCATTGATGCTGCAGAATGCCACCCAGACACCGGCCGAGGAAAAATACAAACTGGGCCAGGGCCGACGCGCATTGCCTTCATACCTTAAATATGGGTATATTCCGCTCGAAGACCAGGTCTTTGACGCGTATCACCGTCGCGAGCAGGTTTCACGCACACTCGAATACGCCTATGATGATTTTGCTTTCGCGCAAATGGCCAAAGATCTCGGTTCTCTAAAGGAATACGCAACTCTGATGGACCGCTCCGAGAATTGGAGAAATGTTTTCGATAAGAACGTCGGCTTTGTCCGCGGTCGCAAAGCTGATGGCGCCTGGATCGAGCCATTCGATCCCACGAAGCCTGCGACGTATGTGACAGAGGAGACGCCCTATGTGGCGACGTTTTTCGTACCGCAGAACATTCCCGGTTTAATCGAAGCAATGGGTGGTCACCAGAAATTCATCTCCTCTCTCGATAGGCTATTTGAGAAAAAGTACTATGACCACGGCAACGAGCCTAGCCACCATATCGCCTATCTCTATGATTATGCCGGTGCGGCATACAAGACCCAGCATCAGATTCGGTCCATCTTGGCGACTGAGTACCACACTGGAGCGGCTGGCCTCTCCGGAAACGACGATGCAGGTCAGATGTCAGCGTGGTATATCTTCAGCGCACTAGGGTTTTATCCCGTGACACCAGGCACCCCGTCCTATGTGATTGGCACTCCACTCTTTTCAAAAGCAATAATTCATCTTCCGAATGGCCGAATCTTCACGATTGTAGCGAAGCACCAGTCAGCGGCCAATGAATATATCCAGTCGAAGACTCTTAACGGTTTGCCTTTACGCGGCTTCACGCTATCCCATTCTGACATCGTTCATGGTGGTACGCTTACCTTCGAGATGGGGCCATCTCCGGCAAGAGAGTGA
- a CDS encoding SDR family NAD(P)-dependent oxidoreductase yields the protein MNGNDKTLNGLTALVTGASSGIGAATVKALAEAGANVIVHFNSKLEDAEAVAQSAAAHGVLTEVVQADLATAVGMRELAAFAAAHKIDILVNNAGSLIARTRVLDFTEELWDKVMMLNYTSSFFLAKAVLPYMIEQKRGFIVNISSVAARFGGGVGALAYSSAKAGVSTMTKGLAKEFAAAGVRVNAVSPGTIETNYHHSFSTTEGLDAVRAATPTGKLGTSAEIAGVVMFLCSDEASFVHGQVIEVNGGFFMA from the coding sequence GTGAACGGCAATGATAAAACGCTGAACGGATTGACAGCACTTGTGACAGGAGCGAGTAGTGGTATCGGTGCAGCCACCGTTAAGGCACTTGCGGAGGCGGGAGCGAATGTCATTGTGCACTTTAACTCAAAGCTCGAAGATGCTGAGGCGGTGGCGCAAAGTGCTGCTGCGCACGGTGTTCTGACGGAGGTGGTGCAAGCGGACTTGGCGACCGCGGTGGGCATGAGAGAACTAGCTGCGTTTGCTGCCGCTCATAAGATTGACATTCTCGTGAATAATGCTGGCTCATTGATTGCACGGACACGAGTCCTGGATTTTACGGAGGAGTTGTGGGACAAGGTCATGATGCTGAACTATACGAGCTCGTTTTTTCTTGCGAAGGCAGTACTTCCGTACATGATTGAGCAAAAGCGGGGATTTATCGTCAACATCTCCTCGGTGGCGGCAAGGTTCGGTGGAGGTGTGGGAGCACTTGCTTATTCGTCTGCGAAGGCAGGGGTTTCGACAATGACAAAAGGGCTCGCAAAGGAGTTCGCTGCCGCTGGTGTCCGAGTCAATGCTGTATCTCCTGGGACGATTGAGACGAACTATCATCATTCGTTTTCGACGACCGAGGGGTTGGATGCCGTCCGCGCGGCGACGCCCACGGGTAAATTGGGAACAAGTGCGGAGATTGCCGGTGTCGTGATGTTCCTATGCAGTGACGAGGCCAGCTTCGTTCATGGGCAGGTCATTGAGGTCAACGGCGGGTTTTTCATGGCATAG
- a CDS encoding LacI family DNA-binding transcriptional regulator yields the protein MARGLATGISNMVGLIISDIRNPYFAEVTRGVEDAAYAAGCDVMLCNSDLKAQRQMSYIDSLIEKRAKGIVMNSVSALSRREQSYILDCGMQIVLLNPHSQRSLFSTVCADNEQGGRIAAEYLLANGHRRLMHFTGPREHANLKLRAKGFIKRIQKLGIDAEVTTLSAERTSEGGYELARYLFSRPSRNWPTGIFTANDAMAFGVIRAAMDFGVSIPDDLSLVGFDDVELAGRVHPPLTTMSQPKYQIGATALQMLLRRVSSGVKEPEHITFGVELVERQSCKPIRVV from the coding sequence ATGGCACGCGGATTGGCAACGGGGATTTCCAATATGGTTGGGTTGATCATAAGTGATATCCGCAATCCCTACTTTGCCGAAGTGACACGCGGTGTTGAGGACGCCGCTTATGCCGCAGGATGTGACGTTATGCTCTGCAATAGCGATCTCAAGGCTCAACGCCAGATGAGCTACATCGACTCGCTTATTGAGAAGCGGGCGAAAGGCATTGTTATGAACTCTGTCTCTGCCCTTTCACGGCGGGAGCAGTCCTATATTCTCGACTGCGGCATGCAGATCGTGCTTCTGAACCCGCATAGTCAGAGATCGCTTTTTTCTACGGTATGTGCGGACAATGAACAAGGAGGGCGAATCGCAGCAGAATATCTGCTAGCAAATGGGCATCGCAGACTCATGCACTTTACAGGTCCGAGGGAACATGCAAATCTCAAGTTGCGGGCAAAGGGCTTCATCAAGCGGATCCAGAAGCTTGGTATCGATGCTGAAGTGACGACTCTCTCCGCGGAACGTACCAGTGAGGGTGGGTATGAGTTGGCACGGTATCTGTTCAGCCGGCCTTCCAGAAATTGGCCTACGGGGATTTTTACTGCGAATGACGCCATGGCCTTTGGCGTGATTCGTGCTGCGATGGATTTCGGTGTCTCCATTCCGGATGATCTATCATTAGTCGGCTTTGACGATGTAGAGTTGGCTGGCCGAGTTCATCCACCATTGACAACCATGAGCCAGCCAAAATATCAGATCGGTGCTACAGCGCTTCAGATGCTCCTCCGCAGGGTATCCTCTGGCGTCAAGGAGCCGGAGCACATCACCTTCGGCGTGGAGTTGGTTGAACGTCAGTCATGCAAGCCAATTAGGGTTGTGTGA
- a CDS encoding GDSL-type esterase/lipase family protein — translation MAKPSRWIQWCLRCALVAAALSAVQLWSQSPASTSSVPAQPGPDSDDPAKLHAEIDSYKAKLGDFAELSRYRIENAELPAAAANERRVVMFGDSITDDWRRSPKNFFPGKPYVNRGIKGQTTAQMLVRFRADVIDLKPAVVVILAGTNDIANRKGRAGVLEAVENNLTSMDQLARANGIKVVLATLLPVCGAQLAKRSPDDILQLNQWIAGYAKGHNIQLLDYYPAMLDSKTGQLRESISHDCLHPNVEGYDIMQPMVERAIASALGPSTAR, via the coding sequence ATGGCAAAGCCTTCAAGATGGATACAGTGGTGCCTTCGATGTGCGCTTGTTGCCGCGGCACTCTCTGCCGTGCAGTTGTGGTCTCAGTCTCCGGCTTCAACGTCGTCTGTTCCGGCGCAGCCTGGGCCGGACAGTGACGATCCTGCCAAGTTGCATGCGGAGATCGACAGCTACAAGGCGAAGCTTGGAGATTTTGCGGAGCTGAGCCGTTATCGAATCGAGAATGCGGAACTACCGGCGGCCGCGGCCAATGAGCGGCGCGTTGTGATGTTTGGCGATTCAATTACAGACGACTGGCGCCGTAGCCCGAAGAATTTTTTCCCTGGGAAACCTTATGTAAACCGTGGAATCAAGGGCCAGACGACCGCGCAGATGCTTGTGCGCTTCCGCGCCGACGTCATCGATCTTAAGCCTGCTGTGGTCGTTATCCTGGCTGGTACGAACGATATCGCGAACCGGAAAGGAAGAGCCGGTGTTCTTGAGGCGGTCGAGAACAACCTGACATCAATGGATCAACTCGCGCGGGCGAACGGTATCAAGGTTGTTCTGGCGACTCTTCTGCCGGTGTGCGGTGCACAACTCGCTAAGCGATCCCCCGACGACATTTTGCAGCTCAACCAATGGATTGCGGGCTATGCAAAGGGCCACAACATTCAATTGCTTGACTACTATCCTGCGATGCTTGATTCGAAAACAGGACAGTTGCGAGAATCGATCAGTCATGACTGTCTCCATCCCAATGTGGAAGGGTACGACATCATGCAGCCAATGGTTGAAAGAGCTATTGCATCTGCCCTCGGACCATCGACAGCGCGGTAG
- a CDS encoding LacI family DNA-binding transcriptional regulator, translating into MSDIAAKAGVNLSTASRSLSGAYGVHPKTRAKVLEIARKLEYRPNRVAQVLATGHSKSLGLIVSDIRNPFFADIARGAEDAAYRAGLDLILCNTDLNPEKQVRYIDSLLEKQVEGIIMNSVAPLGAEQMRRLSTITVPIVLLNRSKLRKLSTVSVDNYKGGRLAAKYLIELGHKRVIHLSGPQNHSNLRDRARGFVDQYEASRLKAPMVLHGQHTESGGYELARDLFSKDREFTAISTGNDVMAFGVIRAAEEVNIRIPRDVSLIGFDDVSVGAIVNPSLTTIHQPSYEVGASAVELLLSQIAGGPPATGGNRMLDVSLKERSSCAPLK; encoded by the coding sequence TTGAGTGATATTGCGGCCAAGGCTGGTGTAAATCTGTCTACCGCCTCGCGATCTTTGAGTGGTGCTTACGGTGTGCATCCTAAAACCCGGGCGAAGGTTCTTGAGATCGCGCGTAAGCTGGAATATCGACCGAATCGGGTTGCACAGGTTCTTGCAACGGGGCATTCCAAATCTCTCGGATTGATCGTCAGCGATATCCGGAATCCCTTTTTTGCCGATATTGCTCGCGGAGCGGAGGACGCCGCCTATCGGGCCGGTCTCGATCTGATCCTTTGCAATACAGACCTGAATCCGGAAAAACAGGTTCGCTATATCGACTCCCTTCTCGAAAAGCAGGTGGAGGGGATCATTATGAACTCCGTCGCCCCTTTGGGGGCGGAGCAGATGCGGCGACTGTCCACTATTACAGTTCCGATAGTTCTCCTGAACCGTTCCAAACTGCGAAAGCTCTCGACTGTTTCGGTTGACAACTATAAAGGTGGACGACTGGCAGCAAAATACCTGATAGAGCTTGGACACAAGCGCGTAATCCACCTATCGGGTCCGCAAAACCACAGCAATCTCCGTGATCGAGCCAGGGGTTTCGTTGATCAATATGAGGCCTCTCGCCTAAAGGCGCCTATGGTGCTCCATGGCCAGCATACGGAATCGGGAGGGTATGAACTGGCGCGGGATCTGTTCAGCAAGGATCGCGAGTTTACAGCTATCTCGACAGGAAACGACGTGATGGCGTTCGGCGTGATTCGCGCCGCGGAAGAGGTCAACATCCGCATTCCACGCGATGTATCCTTGATCGGATTCGACGATGTCTCCGTCGGTGCCATCGTGAACCCCTCGCTAACTACGATTCATCAGCCAAGCTATGAAGTCGGTGCATCTGCGGTTGAACTGCTCCTTTCGCAGATTGCTGGAGGTCCACCCGCTACTGGTGGGAATCGTATGCTCGATGTCAGCCTAAAGGAGCGATCTTCGTGCGCCCCCCTTAAGTAA
- a CDS encoding tannase/feruloyl esterase family alpha/beta hydrolase gives MNFKILTVVFLFSLPALAQSNCAKMQQISIPQTDIVHVEEVPSGKFVNPAGTPLASMQAFCRVQLSAHPRPDAHIGIEVWLPIERWNGRLLGTGNGGFGGHIQYSQLANGVHTGYATANTDLGTNEKQHFFSSSTEVLGDWASRSTHLMTVAAQALITAFYGQSAKHRTFLGCSSGGQEGITEAEQYPNDYDGIVSGAPANDRVDLHIAILWNWLALHHDGVPLLSQPELESLSSAAASACSSVDGVVTDPSTCKFDPAVLACKQGEESSRCLSDTQIAAVKRVYSGPVTSTGKQIFPGLAPGGETQWGYFLKPSRNDLHVPYEELFVLGLGEHWSGAHNFKVDQDTEMMESKLSSIVDATTANLDAFKAHGGKMIVMHGWEDPIISPFSTVHYFNKIRQKYGAASDTFTRLYLVPGVAHCGGGPGPAAYDWASNIVGWVESNKAPEGIRFVNGKGLKEALACPYPKKAVYKGTGAEDEAANYTCAPLKN, from the coding sequence ATGAACTTCAAAATTCTGACTGTAGTCTTTCTCTTCTCGCTTCCAGCTTTGGCACAGTCAAACTGCGCCAAAATGCAGCAGATCTCTATCCCACAAACTGACATTGTGCACGTCGAAGAAGTACCGTCTGGGAAGTTTGTGAATCCGGCTGGCACTCCCCTTGCCTCCATGCAAGCCTTTTGCCGTGTGCAGCTATCCGCACACCCAAGACCCGACGCGCACATTGGTATCGAAGTCTGGCTACCAATCGAAAGATGGAATGGACGCCTATTGGGCACGGGCAATGGCGGCTTCGGTGGACACATTCAATATTCGCAGCTTGCCAACGGAGTCCATACCGGGTATGCCACTGCCAACACGGATCTGGGCACGAACGAGAAACAACACTTCTTTTCTTCCTCAACTGAAGTCCTCGGGGATTGGGCATCACGCAGTACTCATCTGATGACCGTGGCCGCACAGGCGCTGATCACCGCATTTTATGGGCAATCCGCCAAGCACCGAACTTTCCTCGGCTGCTCCAGCGGTGGCCAGGAAGGCATCACTGAAGCTGAACAATATCCCAATGATTACGATGGTATCGTCTCCGGCGCTCCCGCGAACGATCGTGTTGACCTGCATATAGCTATTCTTTGGAACTGGCTCGCATTGCACCATGACGGCGTTCCCCTCCTTTCCCAACCCGAGCTCGAAAGTCTTTCTTCAGCTGCCGCTTCAGCCTGTTCTTCAGTAGACGGCGTTGTGACAGATCCTTCCACCTGCAAGTTCGATCCCGCAGTCCTTGCATGCAAACAGGGAGAGGAGAGTTCGCGTTGCTTGAGTGATACGCAGATAGCTGCTGTCAAGCGCGTCTATTCAGGCCCGGTCACCAGCACAGGCAAACAAATCTTCCCCGGCCTTGCACCTGGGGGTGAAACCCAATGGGGATATTTTCTAAAACCATCAAGGAATGACCTTCATGTTCCTTATGAAGAGCTTTTCGTGCTCGGACTTGGCGAACACTGGTCTGGTGCGCACAACTTCAAGGTAGATCAAGATACAGAGATGATGGAGTCGAAGCTTTCCTCGATTGTCGATGCCACGACAGCGAACCTCGATGCCTTTAAGGCTCACGGAGGCAAAATGATCGTGATGCATGGATGGGAAGACCCGATAATCTCGCCCTTCAGCACAGTCCACTACTTCAACAAGATTCGCCAGAAATATGGCGCCGCAAGCGACACATTTACCCGTCTTTATCTCGTCCCCGGAGTCGCTCACTGTGGCGGAGGTCCCGGACCCGCGGCTTATGATTGGGCCAGCAACATCGTCGGCTGGGTTGAATCAAACAAAGCGCCGGAGGGCATCAGATTCGTGAACGGCAAAGGCCTAAAAGAAGCGCTTGCATGCCCCTATCCCAAGAAAGCTGTTTACAAGGGGACGGGAGCAGAGGACGAAGCCGCAAATTACACTTGCGCGCCCCTGAAAAACTAA
- a CDS encoding SGNH/GDSL hydrolase family protein: MMNTLFVIPNALMAAFAGLILFSPNAHAKVIASDSFDYATGTLVNTDNGGTGFSAGWVPGSTAYGGGYTIVVGSLSVPSNYSLGTSDGKYLALTAGTITTTTTRNLASSIDTNAPATYYFSALVSLTSGLATGDSQIRFVDAAGYDVAGFGASSASGKLRFNSAYGGIATVTGTTSNAFTVGTQYLLVGKMTFNAAGTNDVFSFSLIPSSGAIPLTEPTTWGLTANGDLSNIITGIQIYTSANTGTWNVDNFYLGDTYSSVVAESSWRLARLVNVSSLGDSLSAMGNTDTLGTGTVGYPHSRTRLTRGYLSWVELNLGWNYRSIHNYALGGSTLQQQLDFISNPNDITAATQAWGPMNTLSPPPDLVFAEGGGANLGGNTVAQIETAKQATIDALQALSPDTHVLSLAIWPLGNSAVIYDGDRKTVNAWMASSYSSGQVRNLDSDSLLEDPANPDHILPAYTSDGVHTTAIGAKAEGDFVVSQLAGLNLLPAPIIYPETLDAADDPSNLLRDFGSDNSQLQKLGGTITNLANFAPGSVSPSGWMATANAEWQTSAGSLPTMSTLAEGNNLNAVSVTIPNGIAPSTTANTVIGLGTTGTGISAARASGKGVVGGSSFRAGVRIDGIQIQNLIYIYLLIRYQIDGVKYSVTSGFPYASGSADVLPSDFSADVLSPEFSFPPSTSTAVISGMTVYLGFVPGTPVGGTVRISRPYIRPYTYIPSWP, from the coding sequence ATGATGAATACACTCTTCGTGATTCCAAATGCTCTCATGGCGGCGTTCGCCGGCCTCATACTCTTCTCACCCAATGCCCACGCGAAGGTAATCGCCTCGGATTCCTTTGATTATGCGACCGGAACCCTTGTCAACACCGACAATGGTGGCACTGGTTTTAGCGCAGGATGGGTACCAGGCAGTACTGCCTATGGGGGTGGTTACACCATTGTAGTCGGGTCTCTCTCCGTTCCATCCAACTATAGCCTTGGCACATCGGACGGCAAATATCTTGCCTTGACGGCCGGAACAATAACGACCACAACAACGCGTAACCTCGCAAGCAGCATCGATACCAATGCTCCTGCTACCTATTATTTCAGTGCGCTGGTTTCGCTAACGAGTGGTCTAGCAACCGGAGATTCCCAGATCAGATTTGTTGATGCCGCAGGATACGATGTGGCGGGCTTCGGTGCAAGCAGCGCAAGCGGTAAACTTCGTTTTAATAGTGCCTATGGTGGCATTGCCACCGTCACTGGAACAACTTCCAATGCATTTACTGTGGGAACCCAATATTTGCTCGTTGGGAAAATGACATTCAACGCGGCTGGTACGAATGATGTCTTCAGCTTCTCGCTTATTCCCTCATCAGGCGCTATTCCTTTGACCGAACCCACCACATGGGGTCTGACCGCCAATGGCGACTTGAGCAACATCATCACCGGAATTCAGATTTATACATCCGCAAACACAGGCACCTGGAATGTCGATAATTTTTATCTCGGAGACACATACTCCTCTGTCGTAGCGGAGTCCTCGTGGAGGCTGGCACGTCTCGTCAATGTATCGTCCTTGGGAGATAGCCTCTCTGCTATGGGAAACACGGACACCTTGGGAACAGGCACTGTTGGTTATCCTCATAGTCGCACTCGCCTTACGAGGGGTTATCTGTCGTGGGTAGAGCTGAATCTCGGATGGAACTACAGGTCCATTCACAACTATGCGCTAGGCGGCTCAACGCTGCAGCAGCAGCTGGACTTTATCAGCAACCCAAACGATATTACGGCCGCTACTCAGGCCTGGGGCCCAATGAACACACTTAGTCCCCCTCCGGATTTGGTCTTTGCCGAGGGCGGAGGAGCTAACCTTGGAGGGAACACGGTTGCACAGATCGAGACCGCCAAGCAGGCAACCATTGACGCACTCCAGGCACTTTCACCCGATACGCATGTTCTTAGCCTCGCTATATGGCCACTTGGGAATTCGGCCGTTATATATGATGGCGACCGAAAAACGGTCAATGCCTGGATGGCTTCCAGTTACTCCTCCGGCCAGGTCCGCAACCTTGATTCCGACAGCCTTCTTGAAGATCCTGCGAACCCGGACCACATTCTTCCTGCGTATACCTCTGACGGCGTCCATACGACCGCGATTGGAGCCAAGGCCGAAGGGGACTTTGTCGTCTCCCAACTCGCCGGATTGAATCTCCTCCCTGCTCCAATCATTTACCCTGAAACGCTTGATGCCGCTGACGATCCGAGCAATCTTCTACGGGATTTCGGTTCAGACAATAGTCAACTGCAAAAATTGGGAGGCACAATTACGAATCTCGCCAATTTTGCGCCAGGATCTGTTTCTCCGTCCGGGTGGATGGCAACCGCCAACGCAGAATGGCAGACCTCGGCTGGGTCCTTGCCAACAATGTCTACTCTGGCCGAGGGGAACAATCTGAACGCCGTCTCGGTAACGATCCCGAATGGCATCGCACCATCGACAACAGCAAACACGGTGATTGGCCTTGGAACTACGGGAACTGGCATTTCTGCTGCACGGGCCTCTGGCAAAGGAGTTGTCGGGGGATCCTCTTTCCGCGCCGGGGTCAGGATCGACGGAATCCAGATCCAGAACCTCATCTACATTTATCTCCTCATCCGATATCAAATTGATGGGGTGAAGTACTCAGTCACTTCTGGCTTCCCTTATGCGAGCGGGAGTGCCGACGTGCTGCCCTCGGACTTTTCGGCTGATGTCCTCAGCCCCGAGTTCAGCTTTCCTCCATCAACCTCCACGGCGGTTATATCAGGCATGACAGTCTATTTAGGCTTTGTACCAGGCACGCCAGTTGGAGGAACGGTAAGAATTTCACGTCCCTATATTCGGCCATATACCTATATTCCATCCTGGCCTTAA
- a CDS encoding glycoside hydrolase family 88 protein gives MGWYLMALVDTLPHYQRDDPDRAVIARAFSRVTSFLYERQDQKTGLWCEIDVRPCSLDLVGDYMLIYAIAKGARLGYLPRNDGRVAAAWKSVHNRIASATSLSNERSGPIGAFLLAADELDMASTALLGRGERILLDGWFTSAKRKNAAGQMEPFHYKWDDLSDLGYSFFGNIFRRYGVSTEMLNTAPTIEALKDAQFYMIVSPDTLLKNPHPNALQDKDAEQITFWVKQGGVLIVMANDGPNTDIEGLNLLMDRFGLHFNNVLSHHVIGDTFPMGRLSVAADPRFFRRSHILYFKDTCTISLSGSTLPLLRDQGQVLIATAKYGKGTVLAVADPWLYNEYTDGRKLPREYDNLGGGIDMVRWLLRQVPN, from the coding sequence ATGGGCTGGTATCTGATGGCTCTCGTGGATACGCTGCCTCATTACCAGCGAGATGATCCAGATCGCGCGGTTATTGCGAGAGCATTTTCCCGTGTGACGAGTTTTCTGTATGAGCGCCAGGACCAGAAGACGGGCCTTTGGTGCGAAATCGATGTGCGTCCCTGCTCCTTGGACTTGGTCGGCGACTATATGCTGATTTACGCCATAGCAAAGGGTGCCAGGCTAGGATACTTGCCACGAAACGACGGACGAGTAGCGGCAGCGTGGAAGAGTGTCCATAACCGCATTGCTTCGGCAACCTCTCTAAGTAATGAGAGGTCCGGCCCGATAGGTGCATTTCTGTTAGCTGCCGATGAGTTGGACATGGCTTCTACCGCTTTGCTTGGCCGCGGAGAAAGGATTCTTCTTGATGGTTGGTTTACCAGCGCGAAAAGGAAAAACGCGGCAGGACAGATGGAGCCGTTTCACTACAAATGGGACGACCTGAGTGATCTCGGCTACTCCTTTTTCGGGAATATCTTTAGAAGGTACGGTGTCTCGACCGAAATGCTCAATACCGCTCCTACGATCGAGGCTCTAAAGGATGCGCAATTTTATATGATTGTCTCGCCTGATACGTTGCTGAAGAATCCCCATCCAAACGCACTACAGGATAAGGATGCTGAACAGATCACTTTCTGGGTGAAACAGGGAGGGGTGCTCATCGTGATGGCAAACGATGGACCGAATACTGATATCGAAGGATTGAACCTCTTGATGGATCGCTTTGGACTCCACTTCAACAACGTACTCAGTCATCACGTGATAGGGGATACCTTCCCGATGGGGAGGCTTTCCGTGGCTGCCGATCCCAGATTCTTCCGCCGATCGCACATTCTCTATTTTAAGGATACCTGCACAATCTCTTTGAGCGGATCGACACTTCCATTGCTACGAGATCAAGGCCAGGTTCTCATCGCTACCGCAAAGTATGGAAAAGGTACTGTCCTCGCTGTCGCGGATCCATGGCTCTATAACGAATACACAGATGGCAGGAAGTTACCGCGTGAGTATGACAACCTCGGTGGCGGAATTGACATGGTGCGCTGGTTGCTTCGCCAAGTTCCAAATTAG